A region from the Silene latifolia isolate original U9 population chromosome 7, ASM4854445v1, whole genome shotgun sequence genome encodes:
- the LOC141591465 gene encoding F-box/LRR-repeat protein At3g58900-like, with product MDKHVNSLDRISALPDEVLSQMLSFLPTRDAVRTSILSKSWRYLSTMTSCLSFDDTPCFDDSDSDEDKIIEATQLFKKFVDKVLESHQATAIKKFLLVCLGDYDISDLNRWVRSGFQESVQELHLEYIKFRDFRSMEQLFSCCGMLQNLTLICCTCYRDRFGHAIYRTEKLKMLKVKECYFNDGTFEIDAPNLGYLNLKFNKGLKVVPSWKDSGSFVKAKLTFNYRYSECDIVLGFRGFDQELLNAAASKATKLVLLDAMVELFRSLNDEEEIQMPVFHCLSKLVLNRWDYRSSEYVTNLLSSPQLKYLT from the exons ATGGATAAACATGTGAATTCCTTGGATAGGATAAGTGCTTTGCCTGATGAGGTGCTTAGTCAAATGCTTTCATTTTTGCCAACAAGAGATGCTGTCAGAACAAGTATTCTATCAAAAAGTTGGCGCTACCTGTCTACTATGACGAGTTGTCTTTCTTTTGATGATACGCCTTGTTTTGATGATTCGGACTCTGATGAGGATAAGATAATTGAAGCAACTCAACTCTTTAAGAAATTTGTTGATAAGGTTTTGGAATCGCACCAAGCAACAGCCATCAAGAAATTTCTTCTAGTGTGTCTAGGCGACTATGATATTTCAGATTTGAATCGATGGGTTAGGAGCGGGTTTCAAGAGAGTGTTCAAGAGCTTCATCTAGAATATATCAAATTCCGTGATTTTAGGTCAATGGAACAATTGTTTTCTTGCTGTGGGATGCTTCAAAATCTGACGCTCATTTGTTGTACTTGTTATAGAGACAGGTTTGGTCACGCTATTTACCGAACTGAGAAACTCAAAATGTTAAAAGTGAAAGAGTGTTACTTTAATGATGGTACCTTTGAGATTGATGCACCTAATTTGGGATATCTGAATTTGAAGTTCAATAAGGGTCTAAAAGTTGTTCCGTCGTGGAAAGATTCGGGGTCTTTTGTGAAGGCCAAGCTAACCTTCAATTACAGGTATAGTGAATGTGATATTGTTCTAGGTTTTCGGGGTTTTGACCAAGAACTCCTAAATGCCGCTGCCTCTAAAGCCACAAAATTGGTTTTGTTAGACGCCATGGTAGAG CTTTTTCGTAGCCTAAATGACGAAGAAGAGATACAGATGCCTGTGTTTCATTGCCTGTCCAAATTAGTGCTTAATCGCTGGGATTATAGATCGAGTGAATATGTGACAAACTTGCTTTCATCTCCTCAACTCAAATATTTGACATG